The bacterium genome includes the window GCGAAACGCACCGAGGGGTTCAGGCTGCGCTACTACACGCCGGTGGTGCACCGGGCCGCGTTCGACGCGCCGCCGTTCTTGCGGGAGGCGACAGAGTCGGACACGTGAGCGCCGGCCGGTGAGCTTTCTCGGCGCGAGGCCGCCGGGCGCGGTGCCGCCCGGCGGCCTCGCGCTCTACGGCATCCCCTATGACGCGACCGCCTCGTTCCGGCGCGGCAGCCGCTTCGGACCCGACGGCATCCGCTGGGCCTCCGACAGTATCGAGACGTACAGCCCGGTCCTCGATCGGGATCTCGCCGGCGTGTCCTTCGTCGACGGTGGCAACCTCGCCGTCGACGGCCTCGAGCCGGAGGCGATGGTGCGGGCGGTTCGCCGGCAGCTGCCGCCCTGCGTGCCGTTCGTGCTCGGCGGCGAGCACACGGTGACGCTCGGCGCGGTGCAGGCGCTGACGCCGCGGCACCCCGATCTCGCCGTGATCCAGTGGGACGCCCACACCGATCTGCGGGACGAATACGAGGGCCGCCGGGTCGCGCACGCCACCGTCATGCGCCGGTTGCTCGACGGCGGCGTGCCGGTCGCGCAGTTCGGCATCCGCGCCGGCACGCGCGATGAGTTCGAGCTGGCCCGCGCGCGCTGTCTCGCCTGCGATCGGGATGTGGCGGTGCCGCGAGAGGTCCTCGATCGGCTCGCCGGCCGGCCCCTCTACCTCACGGTCGACATCGACGTGCTGGATCCGGCCGAGGCGCCGGGCACCGGGAACCCGGAACCGATGGGCGCGCACTACCGCGAGCTGCTCGACGCGCTGCGAAGCCTCGCGTCGCACCGCGTCGTCGGGATGGACGTGGTTGAAGTCGCCCCGCCCTGTGATCCGAGCGGGCGCACCGCCGTTCTCGCGGCGTCCCTGGTCCGGGAGATGATTCTGCTGTTCGCACCGGTCGCCGGCGGCACCGCCTAACCGGATAGTCTCACCCGCCCAACTGTGAGCCTTCCGGTTGTTCGGTATTGACTACGAACATATGTTCGCTATCATGAGTTCACCATGCTGCCTGAGCGCCAGATCTCCGAGATCACGGTCAAGTCGGTGCTGAACCCCGTCAAAGGAATGCCCTTCCGATGGTCGATCAATCCCTACCGGGGCTGTTCCCACGGGTGCGTCTTCTGCCAAGCGGGAGACACGCCGATTCTGATGGCAGATGGCACGACGAGACCACTCGAGATACTCCGTGCAGGCGATGAAGTCATCGGGACGGTCCGACGTTCGCGGTACCGTTACTACACCGCGACACCCGTATTGGCGTGTTGGAACACCGAGAAGCCGGCCTTTCGGGTCATCCTCGAAGACGGAACAGCGCTCGTTGCCAGCGGCGATCATCGTTTCCTGAGCGACAGGGGCTGGAAGTTCGTGACCGGCACTGAACACGGCGCCATGAGACGTCCACACCTAACTTTGAACAACACACTGATCGGAACCGGCGCCTTCGCCCCGCCTCCAACTAAGAACGACGACTACGAACGTGGCTACCTGTGCGGCATGATACGAGGCGACGGGTTGCTCGCATTCTACCAGTATGATCGGCCCGGGCGGGCTCACGGCAATCAATGGCAATTCCGGCTTGCGCTGACGGATGGCGAGGCCCTCAGCCGATCGCGCGAGTACCTGACGCATTTCGCGGTGCCCACACAAGTCTTCAGCTTCCAGCAGGCCAGCGGAGCCTGGCGAGCCGCGAACGCGATTCGCACCCATGCACGCCGCGACGTGGAGGCTGTACAGAGAATCATCGTGTGGCCCGCCGAGCCATCTCCAGAGTGGTGCCAAGGATTCCTGGCCGGGATCTTCGACGCCGAAGGTAGCTGGTCTCAAGGTATCTTGCGTATTTCAAACACCGACCCGAGAATCATCGACTGCATCGTTCATTGCCTGCAGCGGTTTCGTTTTGCCTTTGCGGTCGAGCACCGGACTCCGAATCAAGTGAAACCGATCACCTGTGTTCGGCTGCTTGGGGGTCTCCGCGAGCACCTACGTTTTTTCCACTCCTTCGACCCTGTCATTACAAGGAAGCGCAATTTCACCGGCCGCGCGGTGAAGAATAAGCGCCTCGCCATCGTCTCGATTGAGCCGGTCGGCGTTCGCCGGCTCCACGACATTAGTACCGGCACGGGAGACTTCATTGCCAACGGCATCGTCAGCCACAATTGCTACGCCCGGCGGACCCACTGGTTTCTCGAAGAGGACGGCGTGCAGGAATGGTCCTCCAAGATCTTCGTGAAGGCCAACGCTCCGGACGTGCTGCGCACCGAACTGCGGCGGCGTACGTGGAAACGTGACGAAGTCGCGCTGGGGACGGCCACGGATCCATACCAGGCAATCGAGCGCAAGTACAAAGTGACTCGCCGCATTCTCGAGGCGCTCTGTGAGTCACGCACGCCGGTCAGCATCGTGACGCGTTCTCCCATGATCCTTCGGGATCTTGACGTGCTGACCGAACTCTCCCGCCGCGCCGCGGTGACGGTGTGCGTGAGCATCGTGACAACCGACCCGCGCATGGCGCGCGAAATCGAGCCGACCGTGGCGCTCCCGGCACAGCGGCTTCGAACGGTGCGGCGTTTGTCGGACGCGGGCATCCGTGCCGGGGTGATCCTCGCGCCCATCCTGCCGGGCCTGACCGACGATCCGGCGAATCTCGACGCGGTCATGCAGGCCGCCCGCGACCACGGCGCCCACTTCGTGAGCCATAACGTGCTCCATCTCGGGGAAGTGACACGCGACGCGTTCTTTCAGTTCTTGAAAGAACGGTATCCGGCACTTATTCCACGCTATCTACGCATGTATCGCGGCAAGTATGCGCCGGACGCGTACCGGGCGGACGTCGGCGAGATCGTGGACGCATCCAAGAGACAGCACGGCATCCAGGCCCGCCGGCACCTCGCGCCGCCGGCGGAGCCGGCCCAACTGCCGCTGTTTGCGGGTTAAGCGACGTCGCGACGGCTACCGCGGGACCGCGTCCATCGGACAGCGGCACGGCGAGGCTTCGCATCGCGGACAACCGGCGGCATAACGGGCGGCGGCCTGGTCGAGATCCACGTCGCACAGCACCGCCACGCTCAAGGTCCAGGCGAGGACGTCGGAGAGTTCGGACGCAAGCGCGGCATGGTCTCCACTGCGAATGTCCTTGGCAACTTCCCCGATCTCCTCGACGAGACGCCGGAAGGTCCCGTCGATGCCGCGCGTCCGATCCCTATCGCTGAACGTCGCGGCGATCTGAGCCTGCAGCGCGCCGAGGTCCATCTTCCGGCCCGTCAGTCGTCCTCGTCGTCTTGATCGTCTCTATCGTCCTTGTCGTCTTTGTCTCTATCCTTATCGTCCTCGTCCTTGGCTTTGATCTTGCGCTCCATGATGACCGCCTTCGCCGTCGTGCCGGCGACCTTAAAACCGTCCTTGGCGGCTCGATTCAACTCGCCTTCGGCCGACTCGGCACGATCCTCAATCCGGATCACACGGTACTCCACGCCCTTGCCCTTCTTGGCCATCGCGCCCTCCTCTCGCCGCCGGTGAGGCGGCGCCCGTCATTGCCGCGCTTCCAGTATACCGGGCGGGTGAGACGAAGCTAGCGGACGGCGACGACGCGGGCGGCGAGACCGACAGGGATCTTCCCGGCGAGGATCGGAAGGCCGTACACGGTCACGGGACGCCCCGCGGCAAGCTGCGTGATCCACAGCCGCGACGCGCCGCTGACGAAGTAGGTCTGAACGGAGGTGCACACCATCGTGCCGCCGACGATGAGGCCGCCGACGTCCCCGCGCACCGCCTCGATCGGTCCCGAAATCTGCGCCGCCTGCGAGGCGAGAAATTCGACGGACACGTGCGCGGCGACGACACTGCCGTCGGAGTTGACGGGGCCGTCGACCTGCACGAGGTCGAACGGCGCCAACGCCGACGCGGCGACGAGACCGTCGGCCCGCATCTGGGTGGCCGCGGTCAGCAGCACGGCATGCCGCGTCCCGGTGTCGGTTACGATATCCAGCGTCGATCCCGATCGCGCCGTCACCACGCCGGCCATCCCCCCCGCCGGGCCGGACGCGGGCGCCGTGGGTCTCGCGGCCTGAGCGGTTGTCGCGACGACCAGAGACAACGCCATGATCGCCTCATCCGGACTCATCACGCCCCAGACTGCGACGCGGTCGCCCCGGCGCAGCGCGTCCCACCGGATCGGCCGCGCCGCGCTGTCCGCCACGACCGTCTGGGGCAGCAGGCGAACCAGGTGCGTGCCGGAGAGAGAGCGGCTTCGCCACGCGGTCCCGCCTTCGAAGACGTCCACTCTGCCCGGACTCCCGATCGCGACCGAGACGAGGCCGGCGGACGGCACGACGGACACGAGCGTGCCGCCGGCGGTGATCCGTGCCCAGCCCTGGGCCAGTAGGGCGGGCCCCGCGGCGGCCGCCCGCGCACCCGGCGCGCGGACGAGTGACGGCGCCGCGCCGCCCGCAAGCGCGCAGACGGCGGCGACCGTGACCACCCAGCCGGCAATCCGGCAGGACGCGACGGCGTGAGACATCGCTAGGGTGTGGGGAGACCCGCCGGTGGGCCGGATGGAGCGGACGCCGGAAGCGCGGGCGTCATCGACGCGGTGTCCACGGCGCGGCGGACGGCCGCGCGGAGCGCGTCGGGCCGCATCTTCAGCTGCGTCGCGAGATCGGTGACGGACAGGCTGCCGTGCACGAAGCGCACGGTGGTATCGATGCCGGTCCCGAGCGCGTGAGAGATGGCGAACGCCTTCGCGATCTCGGGGAACGTCAGGCCCTCGCTGCGCAGGCGGCGGACGGTCGCCGGATCCGCCTCCGTGCGGCGGGAGACGTCCGCCACCAGCACCTGCTCGCGGCCGGCGATCAACTGCCCGGCCACGAGCATCAGCGTCTCCGACGGCGCGGTGCCCACGGCCGTGATGCGCAGTCCCCGCTGCTCCCAGATCAGCACGCGGAAGTAGCCGAGGTCGATGAACCGGCCGGGCTGCGACTGGACGCGCACCGGCAGTCCGGTCGTGGGCCAGCCGATCGAGCCGGCCGGCGCTTCGAAAAACGAGATGATGTTGCCGCCGTCGCTGTAGCGCAGATAGGCGGAGACCAGGCTCCCGAACCGGCTGACCGCGCCGCCGCGGAACGTGTAACCCTCGGGCAGCGCCGGCGGGACGAGCACCGGGAAGCCCACCTGCCGCTGCAGTTGAGCGGGGTTCTGCGTGCCGCCCGCCACGGTCTGGAGCGAGACGACGCGTGTTCCGGCGGGAGGCCGGTAGCGGAAGTACGCCTCCGGCAGATTCAGGCTGAAGCTGATGCGCGAAAAGTACGTGGTCAGAACGAGGCCGCGCGAGGCGTCCCGGTCCTCCGCGCGCAGGACCGTCCCGGTCAGCCGGTCCACCCACAACTGGCGCTGCACGCCTGTGCCGTGCGGTGTGAGCGACAGCACGTAGGCCTGCCGGCCGATGACCTCGTCGGTGCCGAGCAGCACGATGTCGTAGTTGCGCGTCAGCAGCGTCAGGCCGGCCGCCGCGCCGCCATCTTGAATGCTGTGGTCCTCGAAGAGCATATTCAAGGCCGGCTCGTAGTGCCGGGCAGTGGTGCCGTCGTCGACGATCACCCGCCCCGCGACGTCCTCCGGCGACAGGTATTCGAGCCGCAGCAGGTTCGGCCGCTTGTGCGACTCCGCGACGGTCACCGTCTCCATCCGGCCGTTGCGGAGCGCCGTGATGATCTTCGTGCCTTCGTAATCGATGAGCCGCGGCGCCTCGAGCGCCATCTTGAGGATGGCGCGCGGCGTCGGCGGCACCGCGGCCGCCTGTGTCGGCGGCGCGGGCGGGACGAACGGCGCCCCGATCGCGGCGCCCGCGACCAGCAGCACGAGCGCCGCCGTCATCGCCTTGGCCGCGACGCGCATCACCGGACTATGTCTCCGACGGGACGCGGGGTCTCCCCGGCGAGCACCAGTTCCGCGTCGCCGGCGACGAGGCCCACGTACGCGCGATCCACGAGCGGCGCGGTGCCCATCTGCATCGCGTGATCGTGGACGTACAGGTCGACGCCGATCTCGGTCGCATGGAGCCTGTCCACCGTGCCCTTCACGAGGGGCAGCACCGCGAGCGCGAGCGCGACGAGCACCCCGGCCAGGACCAGGCCCGGCCGGCGGCCGGCGATGCCGGGCCACGGGAGGCGGACGACGGAGTCCCACGCAGCGCGCATCCGCCCGGCCCATCCGCCGGATGCGCCTTCTGCCGTCGCCGGACGCATCATCGGCCGGCGAATGGCCGCCCAGAACGCCGCCGGCGGCTCGGCCGGCGGCAGACCGGCGAGCAGATCCCGCGCCACGCGGAGGTTCTCGTACGCATCGCGGCAGGCGGCGCAGTCCAGCAGGTGCTCCTGCACCGCGCGGGTCTCGGCGGCCGTCAACTCCGAATCCACGTAGGCCGACAGCAGGCGGCCGGCGCGATGGTGGTTCACGGCTGCCACCCCCGGCGCCGCGCCTCGACGTACGGACGCAGCCGTACCTGGAGAACCTGGCGGGCCCGGTGGAGCCGCGATTTCACGGTTCCAAGCGGAACGCGCAGAATCGCGGCGATCTCTTCGTAGGCAAATCCTTCGATATCGCTCAGCACCACAACCATCCGCAGATCCGGGCTGAGCACACCGAGGGCCTGTTGGATCGCGCCGTCGATGTGCTCGCGTTCGAACACGGCCTCCGGGTTGGCCGCGACGTCCGGAAACTCCCGGGTTAACTCGCCGCGCAGCGTGTCGATCGGCGCGTCGAGGGACTCGACGCGCGCCTTCGGCCGCCGGCGCAGCAGATCGATATACAGGTTGCTGACGATGCGATACAGCCAGCTCTCGAGCGGCGCCCCCGGCTGGACCCGCCGCAGCGCCCGGTAGACCCGGAGGAACGCCTCCTGGGACAGATCGCGGGCGTCGGCTTGGTTGCCGGTCATCCGGTACGCGATGTTGTAGACGTGCCGGGCGTAGCGCTGGACGATGCCGTCGTAGCGCGCCAGTTCTTCCGCCGTGTA containing:
- a CDS encoding MazG nucleotide pyrophosphohydrolase domain-containing protein, with translation MDLGALQAQIAATFSDRDRTRGIDGTFRRLVEEIGEVAKDIRSGDHAALASELSDVLAWTLSVAVLCDVDLDQAAARYAAGCPRCEASPCRCPMDAVPR
- a CDS encoding DUF5666 domain-containing protein, with protein sequence MVTVAAVCALAGGAAPSLVRAPGARAAAAGPALLAQGWARITAGGTLVSVVPSAGLVSVAIGSPGRVDVFEGGTAWRSRSLSGTHLVRLLPQTVVADSAARPIRWDALRRGDRVAVWGVMSPDEAIMALSLVVATTAQAARPTAPASGPAGGMAGVVTARSGSTLDIVTDTGTRHAVLLTAATQMRADGLVAASALAPFDLVQVDGPVNSDGSVVAAHVSVEFLASQAAQISGPIEAVRGDVGGLIVGGTMVCTSVQTYFVSGASRLWITQLAAGRPVTVYGLPILAGKIPVGLAARVVAVR
- a CDS encoding sigma-E factor regulatory protein RseB domain-containing protein is translated as MRVAAKAMTAALVLLVAGAAIGAPFVPPAPPTQAAAVPPTPRAILKMALEAPRLIDYEGTKIITALRNGRMETVTVAESHKRPNLLRLEYLSPEDVAGRVIVDDGTTARHYEPALNMLFEDHSIQDGGAAAGLTLLTRNYDIVLLGTDEVIGRQAYVLSLTPHGTGVQRQLWVDRLTGTVLRAEDRDASRGLVLTTYFSRISFSLNLPEAYFRYRPPAGTRVVSLQTVAGGTQNPAQLQRQVGFPVLVPPALPEGYTFRGGAVSRFGSLVSAYLRYSDGGNIISFFEAPAGSIGWPTTGLPVRVQSQPGRFIDLGYFRVLIWEQRGLRITAVGTAPSETLMLVAGQLIAGREQVLVADVSRRTEADPATVRRLRSEGLTFPEIAKAFAISHALGTGIDTTVRFVHGSLSVTDLATQLKMRPDALRAAVRRAVDTASMTPALPASAPSGPPAGLPTP
- a CDS encoding radical SAM protein; this translates as MLPERQISEITVKSVLNPVKGMPFRWSINPYRGCSHGCVFCQAGDTPILMADGTTRPLEILRAGDEVIGTVRRSRYRYYTATPVLACWNTEKPAFRVILEDGTALVASGDHRFLSDRGWKFVTGTEHGAMRRPHLTLNNTLIGTGAFAPPPTKNDDYERGYLCGMIRGDGLLAFYQYDRPGRAHGNQWQFRLALTDGEALSRSREYLTHFAVPTQVFSFQQASGAWRAANAIRTHARRDVEAVQRIIVWPAEPSPEWCQGFLAGIFDAEGSWSQGILRISNTDPRIIDCIVHCLQRFRFAFAVEHRTPNQVKPITCVRLLGGLREHLRFFHSFDPVITRKRNFTGRAVKNKRLAIVSIEPVGVRRLHDISTGTGDFIANGIVSHNCYARRTHWFLEEDGVQEWSSKIFVKANAPDVLRTELRRRTWKRDEVALGTATDPYQAIERKYKVTRRILEALCESRTPVSIVTRSPMILRDLDVLTELSRRAAVTVCVSIVTTDPRMAREIEPTVALPAQRLRTVRRLSDAGIRAGVILAPILPGLTDDPANLDAVMQAARDHGAHFVSHNVLHLGEVTRDAFFQFLKERYPALIPRYLRMYRGKYAPDAYRADVGEIVDASKRQHGIQARRHLAPPAEPAQLPLFAG
- a CDS encoding zf-HC2 domain-containing protein, with protein sequence MNHHRAGRLLSAYVDSELTAAETRAVQEHLLDCAACRDAYENLRVARDLLAGLPPAEPPAAFWAAIRRPMMRPATAEGASGGWAGRMRAAWDSVVRLPWPGIAGRRPGLVLAGVLVALALAVLPLVKGTVDRLHATEIGVDLYVHDHAMQMGTAPLVDRAYVGLVAGDAELVLAGETPRPVGDIVR
- the speB gene encoding agmatinase codes for the protein MSFLGARPPGAVPPGGLALYGIPYDATASFRRGSRFGPDGIRWASDSIETYSPVLDRDLAGVSFVDGGNLAVDGLEPEAMVRAVRRQLPPCVPFVLGGEHTVTLGAVQALTPRHPDLAVIQWDAHTDLRDEYEGRRVAHATVMRRLLDGGVPVAQFGIRAGTRDEFELARARCLACDRDVAVPREVLDRLAGRPLYLTVDIDVLDPAEAPGTGNPEPMGAHYRELLDALRSLASHRVVGMDVVEVAPPCDPSGRTAVLAASLVREMILLFAPVAGGTA
- a CDS encoding sigma-70 family RNA polymerase sigma factor produces the protein MAPPPEAVKAPAYTAEELARYDGIVQRYARHVYNIAYRMTGNQADARDLSQEAFLRVYRALRRVQPGAPLESWLYRIVSNLYIDLLRRRPKARVESLDAPIDTLRGELTREFPDVAANPEAVFEREHIDGAIQQALGVLSPDLRMVVVLSDIEGFAYEEIAAILRVPLGTVKSRLHRARQVLQVRLRPYVEARRRGWQP